A portion of the Adhaeribacter radiodurans genome contains these proteins:
- a CDS encoding BCCT family transporter has translation MIRLRSNTQKSLGLEVNGPVFWSSIFFLVVSISLVLVFQKSAEAFFSEVQAAITTNMGWLFIISVNLFVAFCLFVAFSRFGSIRLGGKTAKPEFTTSAWFAMLFSAGMGIGLLFWSIAEPINHLQTPPLGEPGTPAAARQAMNFTFLHWGLHAWAIYALVGLALAYFTYNRQLPLTVRSAFYPFLGERIHGVVGHIIDILAVIATLFGLATSLGFGVQQIAAGLNHVFPAILNDITTQIVLIVIITGIATVSVVTGVDKGVRILSEWNIRIALFVLVAVVLLGPTVFILGSYVQNTGSYIGNFMQLSFWNEAYSNTNWQGTWTVFYWAWWISWAPFVGIFIARVSKGRTIKEFVLGVLIAPSLLCFLWMTAFGSTALRETLAGNPAIADAVAVDISTALFIFFEQLPFSTFLSVIGVLLVTGFFVTSSDSGSLVVVSLTSGGNPNPSVGLRVFWALAGGAVAAVLLLGGGLQALQTAVIVTGLPFAIILLLMCYSLYRGLNEEAEEEAKLGQTQERKAYQQLVAEMLAKRAKKQDAGLPEVRKDNPVQPNPDTL, from the coding sequence ATGATTAGACTAAGAAGTAACACACAAAAATCTTTAGGACTGGAGGTAAACGGTCCTGTATTTTGGTCCTCCATTTTTTTCCTGGTTGTAAGCATAAGCTTGGTGCTTGTGTTTCAGAAGAGTGCCGAGGCTTTCTTTAGCGAAGTGCAGGCAGCTATTACGACTAATATGGGTTGGCTTTTTATAATTAGCGTGAATCTCTTTGTGGCCTTTTGCCTGTTTGTGGCTTTTAGCCGATTTGGTTCAATAAGGCTAGGGGGCAAGACTGCTAAACCAGAGTTCACTACCTCGGCCTGGTTTGCTATGCTATTCAGCGCGGGCATGGGTATAGGCTTGCTTTTCTGGAGTATCGCGGAGCCCATTAACCACTTGCAGACTCCCCCACTCGGAGAGCCGGGCACTCCCGCTGCTGCCCGGCAAGCGATGAATTTCACTTTCCTGCATTGGGGGCTGCACGCCTGGGCTATTTATGCCTTGGTGGGGCTCGCGTTGGCTTACTTTACCTATAACCGGCAGCTACCACTAACGGTTCGCTCCGCCTTCTATCCTTTTTTAGGCGAGCGGATTCATGGCGTTGTAGGACACATCATTGATATTCTGGCGGTAATCGCGACGCTTTTTGGATTGGCTACCTCCCTTGGTTTTGGAGTACAGCAAATAGCGGCTGGCCTGAATCATGTTTTTCCTGCCATTTTAAATGATATTACAACCCAAATTGTACTTATTGTTATTATTACTGGTATTGCCACTGTCTCTGTAGTAACCGGGGTAGATAAGGGGGTTCGTATTCTGAGTGAATGGAATATTCGCATTGCCCTGTTTGTGCTGGTGGCGGTGGTGCTACTGGGGCCAACGGTTTTTATACTGGGTTCATACGTTCAAAACACCGGCTCGTATATCGGCAACTTTATGCAACTATCGTTCTGGAATGAAGCGTATTCAAACACAAACTGGCAGGGTACCTGGACGGTTTTCTACTGGGCTTGGTGGATATCCTGGGCGCCGTTTGTCGGTATATTTATTGCCAGAGTGTCTAAAGGTCGAACCATCAAGGAATTTGTATTGGGCGTGCTCATTGCCCCTTCACTCCTTTGTTTTTTATGGATGACCGCTTTCGGAAGTACGGCCCTACGCGAAACCCTGGCCGGCAACCCGGCTATTGCCGATGCGGTGGCAGTGGATATTTCTACTGCCCTGTTCATATTCTTTGAACAGCTGCCCTTCTCCACCTTTCTATCAGTAATAGGGGTTCTGCTGGTAACAGGCTTTTTTGTGACTTCCTCAGACTCCGGTTCGTTGGTAGTGGTAAGTCTTACTTCTGGTGGTAACCCCAATCCTTCGGTAGGTTTACGTGTTTTCTGGGCGCTAGCAGGTGGTGCGGTGGCCGCAGTACTCTTGCTTGGCGGAGGCCTACAAGCCTTGCAGACGGCTGTTATAGTTACGGGCTTACCTTTTGCTATTATACTTTTGCTGATGTGTTATAGCCTGTACCGTGGACTAAACGAGGAAGCCGAAGAAGAAGCAAAACTGGGCCAGACCCAAGAGCGCAAAGCTTATCAGCAACTAGTGGCCGAAATGCTGGCCAAGCGCGCCAAGAAACAAGATGCCGGCCTGCCCGAAGTCAGAAAAGATAATCCTGTACAACCAAACCCGGATACCCTATGA
- a CDS encoding IS110 family transposase, translating to MILSAKQKVIGIDVSKDTLAVCFSLEDKLQHLEVSNNKAGFQKLVKQCSSESLYVMEATGIYYLHLAYFLYEQAVVNPVIIKRYIQMYLGKGKSDKKDVQWIKRYGEQNQVAS from the coding sequence ATGATTCTATCCGCCAAACAAAAAGTAATTGGTATTGATGTAAGTAAAGACACCTTAGCGGTATGCTTCTCCTTAGAGGATAAGCTGCAGCACCTGGAAGTCAGTAATAACAAAGCTGGTTTTCAAAAGCTGGTGAAACAATGCAGCTCCGAGAGCCTGTATGTGATGGAAGCGACAGGTATATATTACCTGCACCTAGCTTATTTCCTTTATGAACAAGCGGTAGTTAATCCCGTTATCATTAAGCGTTACATCCAGATGTACTTAGGCAAAGGTAAAAGTGACAAGAAGGATGTTCAATGGATTAAGCGCTACGGGGAACAGAACCAAGTGGCTTCCTAG
- a CDS encoding transposase, producing MVINSLTALERQPVVSELAVKSLKQTLKMLDKQVKQIQEKLLATLENTFKREIQLLSSIPGIGKKTAGMLLLFAGSFQKIDNHRQLIAKTGLSPREYTSGTSIRGKTRITKMGGNLIRSKLYVCSFSAKKSNTACKALYERLVAKGKNGKLALIAVCNKLLKQAFAIVKSGIPYQPDILKFRPKNLDF from the coding sequence ATGGTCATTAACTCCCTGACGGCTCTGGAGCGGCAACCCGTAGTGAGCGAATTAGCCGTGAAAAGCCTGAAGCAAACTTTAAAAATGCTCGATAAGCAAGTCAAGCAAATCCAGGAAAAGCTACTAGCCACTCTGGAGAATACTTTTAAAAGGGAGATCCAATTACTTTCTTCTATTCCCGGGATTGGTAAAAAGACGGCTGGCATGTTGCTTTTATTTGCCGGCAGCTTTCAGAAAATAGATAATCATCGTCAACTGATTGCCAAAACGGGCTTATCCCCTCGAGAGTACACTTCGGGTACAAGCATCCGGGGGAAGACGCGCATCACCAAAATGGGCGGTAACTTAATCCGCAGCAAATTGTATGTGTGCAGCTTCTCGGCTAAAAAATCGAATACCGCGTGCAAGGCCCTTTATGAGCGGTTGGTGGCGAAAGGTAAAAACGGTAAACTGGCTTTGATTGCCGTCTGCAATAAGCTCTTGAAACAGGCATTTGCCATTGTTAAATCAGGTATTCCTTACCAGCCTGATATACTAAAATTTCGACCTAAAAACCTTGACTTTTAA
- a CDS encoding DUF4288 domain-containing protein, giving the protein MNINGLEDFGITVSDLVNQYADRKMDIRISFPYYPDLASLKPLTPKERKVVVSHYFRKQLKLVKSIYPTTHYQIVGSRNQPRGITGQLTGQQIAGLQSNQTIKWLNVEQVEGLPQIQPEAGPEPKACVLPLYYNIMGLFVATFDDLDTTTGIRLTEERMVLVKALNRGEAIQKAQVEFGRYSQAEILTSSYHFNKWKFLKVLDVYELGVSGIDPEGTEVYSIWKRRKLKESDYEQ; this is encoded by the coding sequence ATGAACATAAATGGATTAGAAGATTTCGGAATTACTGTCTCTGATTTAGTTAATCAGTACGCGGATAGAAAAATGGATATTAGGATCAGTTTTCCTTATTATCCGGATTTGGCGAGTTTAAAGCCTCTAACGCCTAAAGAAAGGAAGGTAGTAGTTAGTCACTATTTCCGAAAGCAATTGAAATTAGTAAAAAGCATTTACCCCACTACCCATTATCAAATCGTGGGAAGCCGAAATCAACCCCGTGGAATTACTGGCCAGTTAACGGGTCAACAAATAGCTGGGCTGCAAAGCAATCAAACAATTAAATGGCTGAATGTGGAACAGGTGGAAGGACTACCCCAAATACAACCGGAGGCCGGTCCTGAACCCAAGGCTTGTGTGTTGCCTCTTTATTACAACATCATGGGCTTGTTCGTGGCAACATTTGATGATTTAGATACGACAACAGGTATACGACTAACGGAGGAACGTATGGTGTTAGTGAAAGCCTTAAACAGGGGTGAGGCGATCCAAAAAGCGCAGGTAGAGTTTGGTCGCTACAGCCAAGCGGAAATCTTAACGAGTAGTTACCACTTTAACAAGTGGAAATTTCTGAAGGTATTGGATGTCTACGAGTTGGGAGTATCGGGCATTGATCCGGAGGGAACGGAAGTATATAGTATTTGGAAGCGCCGAAAACTAAAAGAATCGGATTACGAACAATAG
- a CDS encoding T9SS type A sorting domain-containing protein, producing MDYWAVKTDKEGTLIWEKTFGGYAQDEVFSVRQISGGNFYLAGTSNSNANGDKSQDVQGMRDYWLLKLDATGNKVWDKRFGGSKDDILRASTYTDEGHFILAGQSYSEVSGDKSQASQGAGDYWVVEVDENGQKVQDQRFGGSGEDELRTVTQTKDGGLLLGGRSNSGVSGDRTQPSQGGTDYWLVKVAPTTTSIVAARETTLTVEVTKPTELTPLMAYPNPFQGQLSVRFSLPQTQLAIVKVLDSQGREIKTLYQGEAKAKQTYQVEWQADNKAAGMYLLQLQTPTKLNTQKVLLNK from the coding sequence GTGGATTATTGGGCCGTTAAGACGGATAAAGAGGGCACCTTGATTTGGGAGAAAACATTCGGCGGTTATGCGCAGGATGAAGTCTTCTCAGTGCGGCAGATTTCCGGAGGTAATTTCTACTTAGCCGGTACGAGCAACTCCAATGCCAATGGTGATAAGAGCCAGGATGTTCAAGGCATGCGGGATTACTGGTTATTAAAATTGGATGCTACCGGAAACAAAGTTTGGGATAAACGGTTTGGAGGCAGTAAAGATGATATTTTACGCGCCAGCACTTACACCGACGAAGGGCATTTTATCCTGGCTGGTCAGTCTTACTCGGAAGTAAGTGGGGACAAGAGCCAGGCTAGCCAGGGAGCCGGAGATTATTGGGTCGTAGAGGTAGATGAAAACGGCCAGAAAGTACAAGATCAGCGGTTTGGAGGCAGCGGAGAAGACGAACTGCGCACGGTAACCCAGACGAAAGACGGTGGTTTACTGTTAGGGGGGAGATCCAACTCCGGGGTAAGTGGTGACCGTACTCAACCTAGCCAAGGCGGAACGGATTACTGGCTCGTGAAAGTAGCTCCTACCACTACCTCCATCGTAGCGGCCAGAGAGACTACCCTGACTGTAGAAGTAACTAAACCGACCGAGCTTACTCCTTTGATGGCGTATCCTAATCCATTCCAGGGCCAGTTAAGTGTTCGTTTTAGCTTACCTCAAACGCAATTAGCTATCGTCAAAGTCCTTGACAGCCAAGGCCGGGAAATCAAAACATTATACCAAGGAGAAGCCAAAGCAAAGCAAACCTACCAGGTAGAGTGGCAGGCGGACAACAAAGCTGCTGGCATGTATTTGCTGCAACTGCAAACCCCAACTAAGCTAAATACGCAGAAAGTACTCCTTAATAAGTAA
- a CDS encoding T9SS type A sorting domain-containing protein, which translates to MKLKADGTKEWDKTLGTKGFEGFGLGEWYPSFNPALNSLQQTSDGGYILGVRTISSISGDKTQDNLGGSDYWLVKLRADGSKVWDKTIGTFGDDFFVSVQQTSDGNYILGGSSYSSIEGDKSEENKGKPATNGDPTTDYWIIKIKEGKSYTAQWNRRYGGANHDVLTSVIKTSDGGYLAGGFSVSNNSGDKSLVNQGQNDYWIVKSDKNGKKLWDKRYGGSNQDYLNRVIQTLDGGYLLAGSSHSGKSGDKTEANQGQRDYWVVKINARGNKQWDKTFGGSGYDELKKVIQLNSGEYVLGGYSDSPASGSKSQASRGGTDYWLVKISANDTKLWDHCYGGNLDELFGSFTETRDGGLFLGGFSLSGKSGDKSQASYGAGDYWAVKTDKDGHLLWEKSYGGSGQEEAYSVGRSQGANLYLAGTSESGNTGDKSQASQGGKDYWLINLDEQGTKLWDSSFGGSKDDELRASTFTGEGNYLLAGYSYSGVSGDKTQPSQGASDYWVVQVDGNGNKVADQRYGGSGEDELRTIFQTNDGGLLLGGRSNSGVSGDRTQPSQGGTDYWLVKVAPAATPILAAREAILAEEQISSFYPVQVQAYPNPFQDQVTVSFTLPLTQTATVKVYDSQSREVTTLFQEEAKANQTYQVKWRTGNKPAGLYFLQLQTPTRHQQWKLLLTK; encoded by the coding sequence GTGAAGCTGAAGGCGGATGGTACGAAAGAATGGGATAAAACCTTAGGGACAAAAGGATTTGAGGGCTTTGGGCTTGGAGAGTGGTACCCATCCTTCAATCCGGCCTTAAATTCGCTGCAGCAAACGAGTGATGGTGGGTATATTCTGGGGGTTAGAACTATTTCCAGCATTAGTGGGGATAAGACGCAAGATAACCTGGGAGGAAGTGATTATTGGCTAGTAAAGCTGAGAGCTGATGGCAGCAAAGTGTGGGATAAAACTATTGGCACATTTGGAGATGACTTTTTCGTTTCGGTGCAACAGACCAGTGATGGCAACTATATTCTGGGAGGTTCTTCTTATTCCAGCATAGAGGGCGATAAATCCGAAGAAAATAAAGGTAAACCCGCTACAAATGGAGATCCAACGACTGATTATTGGATTATAAAAATAAAAGAAGGAAAATCTTATACAGCGCAATGGAATAGGCGCTATGGCGGGGCAAACCACGATGTACTTACTTCTGTTATTAAAACTTCGGATGGTGGCTATCTCGCGGGTGGTTTTTCAGTTTCCAATAACAGCGGCGACAAAAGCCTGGTTAACCAAGGCCAGAATGACTACTGGATTGTCAAAAGCGATAAGAACGGCAAAAAACTTTGGGATAAACGTTATGGTGGCTCCAATCAGGATTACCTCAACCGCGTCATTCAAACTCTGGACGGAGGTTATCTGTTAGCCGGTTCTTCCCATTCGGGTAAGAGCGGGGATAAGACCGAAGCCAATCAAGGCCAGCGGGATTACTGGGTCGTGAAAATAAATGCTCGCGGCAATAAACAGTGGGATAAAACTTTCGGTGGCTCTGGTTACGATGAGCTCAAGAAGGTCATCCAACTTAATTCTGGCGAATACGTGCTAGGTGGCTACAGCGACTCGCCGGCTAGTGGCAGCAAGAGCCAGGCGAGCCGGGGTGGCACCGACTACTGGCTGGTGAAGATAAGCGCGAATGACACTAAACTCTGGGATCACTGCTACGGGGGTAATTTAGATGAACTTTTCGGCAGCTTTACCGAAACCCGGGACGGTGGTCTATTCCTGGGCGGCTTTTCCCTCTCCGGCAAGAGTGGCGATAAGAGTCAGGCCAGTTACGGAGCAGGTGATTACTGGGCTGTGAAAACGGATAAAGACGGCCATTTACTTTGGGAGAAATCTTACGGGGGTAGCGGCCAGGAAGAAGCTTACTCCGTGGGGCGCAGCCAGGGTGCGAATCTCTACCTGGCGGGCACAAGTGAGTCGGGCAATACCGGCGATAAAAGTCAAGCCAGCCAGGGCGGGAAAGATTACTGGTTAATAAATTTAGATGAGCAGGGTACAAAGCTTTGGGATAGCAGCTTTGGGGGCAGTAAAGACGATGAACTACGCGCCAGTACTTTCACCGGCGAAGGTAATTACCTTTTGGCGGGTTATTCTTACTCAGGTGTAAGTGGGGATAAAACGCAGCCCAGTCAAGGAGCGAGTGATTACTGGGTAGTGCAAGTAGATGGCAACGGCAACAAAGTAGCCGACCAACGCTATGGGGGCAGCGGCGAAGATGAACTCAGAACAATCTTTCAAACCAACGATGGCGGCTTGCTTTTGGGTGGTCGCTCCAACTCCGGAGTAAGTGGCGATAGAACCCAACCGAGTCAAGGCGGCACCGACTACTGGCTGGTGAAAGTAGCGCCAGCAGCAACGCCTATCTTAGCGGCCCGGGAAGCTATTTTAGCAGAAGAACAGATTTCTTCCTTCTATCCAGTACAGGTACAAGCTTATCCTAATCCTTTCCAGGATCAAGTAACCGTAAGTTTTACCTTACCGCTAACCCAAACGGCAACGGTAAAAGTTTATGACAGTCAAAGCCGGGAAGTCACTACCTTGTTTCAAGAGGAAGCAAAAGCCAACCAAACGTACCAGGTAAAATGGCGGACTGGTAATAAACCAGCAGGGTTGTACTTTTTGCAACTGCAAACGCCTACTCGGCATCAGCAATGGAAATTGCTCTTAACTAAATAA
- a CDS encoding rod shape-determining protein: MGFFNFFSQDIAIDLGTANILIMHQNALVLDEPAIIAFNCTTQEVLAVGHKAMQMEGKTHENIRTVRPLMDGVIADFNAAEHLIRGLIKMINLRQGWFTPSLRMVVCIPAGITEVEKRAIRDSAHTAGAKEVYLIQEPMAAALGIGIDVEEPVGNMIIDIGGGTTEIAVVAMSGIVCDQSIKVAGQTFDAEILQYMRQQHNLMIGIRTAEKIKMEVGSALIELNTPPEDYAVLGRDLMSGIPKEIKVSYVEIAHCLDKTVAKMEEAVMKALEITPPELASDIYQNGIYLTGGGALLRGLDQRIAAITKLPVHVPEDSLRAVSRGTGIALQNIGRFTFLMR; this comes from the coding sequence ATGGGCTTCTTTAATTTTTTTAGCCAGGATATAGCCATTGATTTAGGAACGGCCAATATCCTGATTATGCATCAAAATGCGCTCGTATTGGATGAACCGGCGATTATTGCTTTTAATTGTACCACCCAAGAAGTGCTGGCAGTAGGTCACAAAGCCATGCAGATGGAAGGTAAAACCCACGAAAATATTCGCACAGTCCGGCCTTTAATGGATGGGGTAATTGCTGATTTTAATGCCGCCGAACACCTGATCCGGGGTTTGATCAAGATGATCAATCTCCGCCAAGGTTGGTTTACCCCTTCCTTGCGTATGGTGGTCTGTATTCCGGCTGGGATTACGGAAGTAGAGAAAAGGGCCATCCGAGATTCGGCCCACACAGCGGGTGCCAAAGAAGTTTATTTAATTCAGGAACCCATGGCAGCGGCCTTAGGCATCGGCATTGACGTGGAAGAACCGGTGGGTAACATGATTATCGATATCGGGGGCGGTACGACTGAAATTGCGGTGGTGGCGATGAGCGGCATTGTTTGTGATCAATCCATTAAAGTGGCAGGGCAAACCTTCGATGCCGAAATCCTGCAGTATATGCGGCAACAGCATAACTTAATGATTGGCATTCGCACGGCCGAAAAGATAAAAATGGAAGTGGGCTCCGCTTTAATCGAATTAAATACACCGCCAGAAGATTATGCCGTCCTGGGCCGTGATTTAATGAGCGGCATTCCGAAAGAGATCAAAGTGAGTTACGTGGAGATTGCGCATTGCCTGGATAAAACGGTCGCTAAGATGGAAGAGGCGGTAATGAAAGCCTTGGAAATTACACCCCCCGAATTGGCGAGTGATATCTACCAAAACGGGATTTACCTGACGGGTGGGGGTGCCTTGTTACGAGGCTTAGATCAACGCATTGCCGCTATTACCAAACTGCCGGTGCACGTACCCGAAGATTCATTACGGGCGGTATCCCGTGGTACGGGCATTGCCTTACAAAATATCGGCCGCTTTACTTTTTTAATGCGGTAA
- a CDS encoding VOC family protein codes for MAKNKPLIPTTLAPWLTVSQSVKAIDFYKQAFGAQESYRLELSEEELVVRLSIQGAEFWVSSAAPQKEEAITTVLGGETIRLILTVADPDTLFDQALQAGATPIFPVSEEHGWRLGRVADPFGLHWEIGYPLLP; via the coding sequence ATGGCAAAAAACAAACCCCTTATTCCCACTACCCTCGCGCCTTGGTTAACGGTCTCTCAATCAGTAAAGGCCATAGATTTTTATAAGCAGGCTTTTGGCGCTCAAGAATCGTATCGATTAGAACTCTCCGAGGAAGAACTAGTGGTCCGGCTTTCTATCCAGGGAGCGGAATTTTGGGTCAGTAGTGCGGCACCCCAAAAAGAAGAGGCGATAACTACGGTACTGGGAGGCGAAACTATTCGCTTGATCTTGACCGTTGCTGATCCAGATACCCTCTTTGACCAGGCCTTACAAGCGGGGGCTACTCCCATTTTTCCGGTAAGTGAAGAACATGGCTGGCGGTTAGGGCGAGTGGCCGATCCTTTTGGACTACATTGGGAAATCGGTTATCCTTTGCTGCCATAA
- a CDS encoding alpha-amylase family glycosyl hydrolase — MSNSNPDSAIEQSLTQINLKAITKGRTYYASPAAWDDEVLYFLLVDRFSDANEFNGFNDKNGNPIPQGTRTTDLFALTDSGNIDRNTWFDNGRNWCGGNLEGLREKLGYLKRLGITAVWISPIFKQTEGSNSYHGYGIQNFLDVEAHFGTRKELKDLITEAHQLGIRIILDIILNHAGNIFAYKNGNPEYENGQVYEVNGFKLNENDQQGSLPFKEIDLTLHPHAWPHGGVWPKEFQTAETWTQKGQIKQNQWDAYPAYLEGDFYSLKNINHGYSDSNLPEQEVLQHIKNFRRNKTLEYLGEVFKFWIAYADVDGYRIDTVKHMDPGAVRYFTNVIHEFAQSIGKENFYLIGEITGGRSKAINLVDATGLDAGLGIDDIQDKLEFLAKGWRNPGNPENDQQTGYFDLFNNSLVDGKNSHQWYAKRIITMFDDHDQVGTKHKFRYCGQGGAITSKSLPLALALNLTTLGIPCLYYGTEQAFNGADFRTGDEKEDYSDTFLRECMFGGQFGSFQSAGKHFFNESHEIYRYISQICLIRKQHIALRRGRQYLRQVSSTGQANDFYYPTMIGNELRWVVAWSRIFDSSELICAINTDLTTSLTIWVTVDTDLTPPDTPIECLFSTEITDIGKNVTATNTDERTVILITIPAAGFVIYSNNK; from the coding sequence ATGAGTAATTCTAATCCCGATTCTGCCATTGAACAATCCTTAACCCAAATTAACTTAAAAGCTATTACCAAGGGCAGAACGTATTACGCCTCGCCTGCTGCCTGGGACGATGAAGTTCTTTATTTTCTTCTGGTAGACCGATTTTCGGATGCGAATGAATTTAATGGTTTTAACGATAAAAACGGCAATCCTATTCCACAGGGTACGAGAACAACCGATTTATTTGCTTTAACTGACAGTGGTAACATAGATAGAAATACCTGGTTTGATAATGGCAGAAATTGGTGCGGAGGAAACCTGGAAGGCCTGCGGGAAAAGCTCGGTTATCTTAAAAGATTAGGTATTACTGCTGTTTGGATTAGCCCCATTTTTAAACAAACCGAAGGCAGCAACAGCTATCATGGTTATGGTATTCAAAACTTTTTGGATGTAGAGGCTCATTTCGGTACCCGCAAAGAACTAAAAGACTTAATTACAGAAGCGCACCAACTAGGCATCCGGATAATACTGGACATAATTTTAAACCATGCCGGTAACATTTTTGCCTATAAAAACGGAAATCCCGAATATGAAAATGGGCAAGTTTACGAGGTAAACGGGTTTAAGCTGAATGAAAATGATCAGCAAGGTTCTTTACCGTTTAAAGAAATAGATCTAACGCTTCACCCACACGCCTGGCCGCATGGTGGCGTGTGGCCAAAAGAATTCCAAACTGCCGAAACCTGGACTCAAAAAGGGCAAATTAAGCAGAACCAATGGGATGCATATCCAGCTTATCTGGAAGGAGACTTTTATAGCCTGAAAAACATTAACCATGGTTATAGCGATAGCAACCTACCAGAGCAGGAAGTACTGCAGCATATTAAAAATTTTCGGCGCAACAAAACCCTGGAATACTTAGGAGAAGTATTTAAGTTCTGGATTGCTTATGCCGATGTGGATGGATACCGCATAGATACCGTAAAACACATGGACCCGGGAGCGGTACGATATTTTACCAATGTTATTCATGAGTTTGCGCAAAGTATTGGAAAAGAAAATTTTTACCTGATTGGTGAAATTACGGGCGGTAGGTCAAAAGCCATTAATTTAGTAGATGCGACCGGCCTTGATGCGGGTTTGGGCATTGATGATATTCAGGATAAGTTAGAGTTTTTGGCCAAGGGATGGCGGAATCCGGGAAATCCGGAGAATGACCAACAAACGGGCTATTTTGATTTGTTTAATAACAGTTTGGTAGATGGCAAAAATTCGCACCAATGGTACGCCAAAAGAATTATTACCATGTTCGACGACCATGACCAAGTAGGAACGAAACACAAGTTCCGCTACTGCGGCCAGGGAGGAGCAATTACTTCTAAAAGCTTGCCCCTGGCCTTGGCTTTAAATCTTACTACTTTAGGTATTCCCTGCCTCTATTACGGAACTGAACAAGCCTTTAATGGGGCAGATTTCCGGACGGGAGATGAAAAAGAAGATTATAGTGATACTTTCTTGCGAGAATGCATGTTTGGCGGACAATTTGGTTCTTTTCAAAGTGCGGGAAAACATTTCTTTAACGAAAGCCATGAGATTTACCGGTATATAAGTCAGATTTGTTTAATCAGAAAGCAACACATAGCACTTCGCCGGGGCCGGCAGTACTTACGCCAGGTTTCTTCTACCGGCCAGGCCAATGATTTTTATTATCCGACGATGATAGGCAACGAACTTAGATGGGTGGTTGCCTGGTCCCGGATTTTTGATAGCTCCGAATTGATTTGCGCCATTAACACAGATCTTACTACTTCCTTAACCATTTGGGTTACAGTTGATACGGATTTAACCCCGCCTGATACTCCAATAGAATGCTTATTTTCTACTGAAATAACTGATATCGGGAAAAATGTAACGGCAACAAATACTGATGAAAGAACTGTCATACTAATCACGATACCCGCCGCTGGTTTTGTAATTTATTCGAATAACAAATAA
- a CDS encoding MBL fold metallo-hydrolase, with translation MLFLQHPKFGKHASGARLEGIKQSPHFKEGKFQNLSYTPDLAEGASYYRVMKEFFFNKSSRNVPATVLPSQKTDLLNLPQDQDVLVWFGHSSYFIQLDGKRILVDPIFSGSASPVKFTTPSFKGSDVYTVDDIPDIDYLLISHDHWDHLDYETVLKLKPKVIKVITGLGTGAHLEYWGYAPDRIIEKDWNEEVPLEDGFMVYTTPGRHFSGRGLKRNQSLWTSFVLKTPSMKIFIGGDSGYDTHFKTIGDTYGPFDLAILECGQYNAYWKYIHMMPEEVVQAAQDLGSTKLFPVHWAKFSLALHAWDEPIIRVTAEAQRRQMPLLHPMIGEAVPLKETKSFTRWWEKVASMPSKLVTEPGPLTMAD, from the coding sequence GTGCTCTTTCTACAACATCCTAAATTCGGTAAACACGCATCCGGCGCCCGCCTGGAAGGAATTAAACAATCTCCTCATTTCAAAGAGGGTAAGTTTCAGAACCTGAGTTACACCCCTGATTTAGCCGAAGGAGCCTCTTATTACCGGGTAATGAAAGAATTCTTCTTTAATAAAAGCAGCCGCAATGTGCCGGCAACTGTTTTGCCTTCCCAGAAAACAGATTTACTAAATTTACCCCAAGACCAAGACGTACTTGTTTGGTTTGGGCATTCTTCTTATTTTATTCAGCTCGACGGCAAAAGAATTCTGGTAGATCCCATTTTTAGCGGTAGTGCCTCCCCGGTTAAGTTTACCACTCCTAGTTTTAAGGGTAGCGACGTGTACACAGTAGATGATATTCCGGATATCGATTATCTGCTAATTTCGCACGATCACTGGGACCATCTGGATTATGAAACAGTGCTAAAGTTGAAGCCAAAAGTAATAAAAGTAATTACCGGACTGGGCACCGGGGCCCACCTGGAGTACTGGGGCTATGCACCCGACCGCATTATAGAAAAAGACTGGAACGAAGAAGTACCACTGGAAGACGGATTTATGGTCTATACCACACCGGGTCGGCATTTTTCGGGGAGAGGGTTAAAAAGAAATCAATCTTTATGGACTTCGTTTGTGCTAAAAACGCCCAGTATGAAAATCTTTATCGGTGGCGATTCGGGTTATGATACGCACTTTAAAACAATTGGCGACACGTATGGCCCTTTTGATCTGGCAATTCTGGAGTGCGGACAATACAATGCGTATTGGAAATACATTCACATGATGCCCGAAGAAGTAGTACAAGCAGCGCAGGATTTGGGCAGTACCAAATTATTTCCGGTTCATTGGGCCAAGTTTTCTTTGGCCTTGCACGCCTGGGATGAACCTATTATTCGGGTAACCGCCGAAGCCCAACGCCGGCAAATGCCCCTGCTTCACCCTATGATTGGCGAAGCGGTACCTTTGAAAGAAACAAAATCTTTTACCCGCTGGTGGGAAAAAGTGGCTAGTATGCCCTCTAAGTTAGTAACTGAACCCGGCCCACTTACTATGGCGGATTGA